Proteins encoded in a region of the Takifugu flavidus isolate HTHZ2018 chromosome 8, ASM371156v2, whole genome shotgun sequence genome:
- the dclre1b gene encoding 5' exonuclease Apollo isoform X3 produces the protein MPTTVQACLFAGDFRYTPSMLREPCLRTNITIDVLYLDNTNCDPNRTIPTRQRATQQIKEIIRGHPTHCVVIGLYALGKETLLVDLAMEFKTWIEVSEGRMETLKALGLPNVFTTEPGAGRIRVVEQSEIRAARFHQWNTEEPTLAILPTSRPLVSFHPNIYVVPYSDHSSYQELEDFVSALQPTAVVPIVGNHIPGSLSALVPTKKRRAVSVPESVQQYMLRESGSSTCTHQARIRHIDPVTPRGVIFESPAKESVSSCEEASKAASMEPEVSDEEMDTESNETVSTCILIDQSLDLVPESRRQQAGDTWNLSIVKTVSAIVEESVPLGELTQSNFIPAQVVTNTDAGFKPPGNTRHFQTDVNPAIKDTTVYHTSRQSRRGNAQNDPSLSGGDGTSQQSGCRIDGDDDIVSNDDNISQHNGRHRNNRGAANESWNSERSLRVLRQEYVEEIENSILNDLPFAEEDLKPCSFLHLVQRVSP, from the exons ATGCCAACCACTGTCCAGG CTTGTCTTTTTGCAGGTGACTTCAGGTATACTCCCTCTATGTTGCGTGAGCCGTGCCTGAGGACAAACATCACAATAGATGTCCTGTACCTGGACAACACCAACTGTGATCCCAACCGCACCATTCCCACCAGGCAGCGCGCCACTCAACAAATCAAAGAGATTATCCGCGGGCACCCAACTCACTGTGTTGTCATAG GCCTGTACGCTCTGGGTAAGGAGACCCTGCTGGTGGATCTGGCCATGGAGTTTAAAACCTGGATCGAGGTGAGCGAGGGCAGGATGGAGACCCTCAAAGCCCTTGGGCTGCCTAATGTCTTCACCACTGAGCCAGGCGCAGGTCGTATCCGCGTTGTGGAGCAGTCTGAGATCCGTGCTGCTAGGTTTCACCAGTGGAACACAGAAGAACCTACTTTGGCCATCCTGCCCACCAGCAGGCCCCTGGTCTCCTTTCATCCTAACATTTACGTGGTGCCTTACTCTGATCACTCGTCTTACCAGGAGTTAGAGGACTTTGTCTCTGCGCTGCAACCCACCGCTGTTGTACCCATTGTAGGGAATCACATTCCTGGAAGCCTCTCTGCCTTAGTGCCAACCAAGAAGCGCCGTGCCGTCTCTGTCCCTGAGTCAGTCCAACAATACATGCTGAGAGAGTCGGGCTCATCGACCTGCACCCATCAGGCCCGCATCAGACATATTGACCCGGTTACTCCCAGAGGGGTGATATTTGAGTCTCCTGCAAAAGAATCAGTCAGTTCATGTGAAGAAGCCTCCAAGGCAGCGTCCATGGAGCCGGAAGTGTCAGATGAAGAAATGGACACGGAAAGTAATGAAACGGTGTCCACCTGTATCCTCATTGACCAAAGCTTGGACCTTGTCCCTGAATCACGCAGACAGCAAGCTGGAGACACGTGGAACCTCAGTATTGTAAAAACGGTCTCTGCCATAGTGGAAGAGTCTGTGCCGCTCGGTGAGCTCACGCAGAGCAACTTTATTCCAGCCCAGGTCGTGACGAACACCGACGCCGGTTTTAAACCTCCCGGGAACACGAGGCATTTTCAAACAGACGTCAATCCGGCAATCAAGGACACAACAGTTTATCACACAAGTCGGCAAAGTCGACGTGGAAATGCTCAAAACGACCCATCGCTGTCGGGCGGCGATGGCACGAGTCAGCAGAGCGGATGCAGAATCGATGGAGATGATGACATCGTGTCAAACGACGATAACATTAGTCAGCACAATGGACGCCATCGGAATAACAGAGGAGCTGCTAATGAATCCTGGAATTCGGAACGCTCCCTGAGAGTGCTGCGGCAGGAGTATGTGGAGGAGATCGAAAACAGCATCTTGAACGACCTGCCCTTCGCCGAGGAGGACCTGAAACCTTGCAGCTTCCTGCATCTTGTCCAGCGGGTCTCTCCTTAG
- the dclre1b gene encoding 5' exonuclease Apollo isoform X1 codes for MSANGKVIPRTPLAVDFWYVRKCPETRLFFLSHMHSDHTQGLTSTWSHRPIYCSPTTATLLRLRLKVKEQWIHPLELDEPYMLPLDDIGKETMTVTLIDANHCPGSVMFLFQGYFGSILYTGDFRYTPSMLREPCLRTNITIDVLYLDNTNCDPNRTIPTRQRATQQIKEIIRGHPTHCVVIGLYALGKETLLVDLAMEFKTWIEVSEGRMETLKALGLPNVFTTEPGAGRIRVVEQSEIRAARFHQWNTEEPTLAILPTSRPLVSFHPNIYVVPYSDHSSYQELEDFVSALQPTAVVPIVGNHIPGSLSALVPTKKRRAVSVPESVQQYMLRESGSSTCTHQARIRHIDPVTPRGVIFESPAKESVSSCEEASKAASMEPEVSDEEMDTESNETVSTCILIDQSLDLVPESRRQQAGDTWNLSIVKTVSAIVEESVPLGELTQSNFIPAQVVTNTDAGFKPPGNTRHFQTDVNPAIKDTTVYHTSRQSRRGNAQNDPSLSGGDGTSQQSGCRIDGDDDIVSNDDNISQHNGRHRNNRGAANESWNSERSLRVLRQEYVEEIENSILNDLPFAEEDLKPCSFLHLVQRVSP; via the exons ATGTCAGCCAATGGGAAGGTCATCCCTCGAACCCCGCTGGCCGTAGACTTCTGGTATGTACGCAAGTGTCCGGAAACACGGTTATTCTTCCTCTCCCACATGCACAGCGACCACACGCAGGGGctgacctccacctggagcCACCGGCCCATCTACTGCTCCCCCACCACTGCCACCCTTCTCCGGCTCAGACTGAAG gtgaAAGAACAGTGGATCCATCCCTTAGAGCTGGATGAGCCATATATGCTGCCTCTGGATGACATTGGCAAGGAGACAATGACGGTGACCCTGATTGATGCCAACCACTGTCCAGGGTCGGTCATGTTTCTCTTTCAAGGCTACTTTGGATCTATTCTCTACACCG GTGACTTCAGGTATACTCCCTCTATGTTGCGTGAGCCGTGCCTGAGGACAAACATCACAATAGATGTCCTGTACCTGGACAACACCAACTGTGATCCCAACCGCACCATTCCCACCAGGCAGCGCGCCACTCAACAAATCAAAGAGATTATCCGCGGGCACCCAACTCACTGTGTTGTCATAG GCCTGTACGCTCTGGGTAAGGAGACCCTGCTGGTGGATCTGGCCATGGAGTTTAAAACCTGGATCGAGGTGAGCGAGGGCAGGATGGAGACCCTCAAAGCCCTTGGGCTGCCTAATGTCTTCACCACTGAGCCAGGCGCAGGTCGTATCCGCGTTGTGGAGCAGTCTGAGATCCGTGCTGCTAGGTTTCACCAGTGGAACACAGAAGAACCTACTTTGGCCATCCTGCCCACCAGCAGGCCCCTGGTCTCCTTTCATCCTAACATTTACGTGGTGCCTTACTCTGATCACTCGTCTTACCAGGAGTTAGAGGACTTTGTCTCTGCGCTGCAACCCACCGCTGTTGTACCCATTGTAGGGAATCACATTCCTGGAAGCCTCTCTGCCTTAGTGCCAACCAAGAAGCGCCGTGCCGTCTCTGTCCCTGAGTCAGTCCAACAATACATGCTGAGAGAGTCGGGCTCATCGACCTGCACCCATCAGGCCCGCATCAGACATATTGACCCGGTTACTCCCAGAGGGGTGATATTTGAGTCTCCTGCAAAAGAATCAGTCAGTTCATGTGAAGAAGCCTCCAAGGCAGCGTCCATGGAGCCGGAAGTGTCAGATGAAGAAATGGACACGGAAAGTAATGAAACGGTGTCCACCTGTATCCTCATTGACCAAAGCTTGGACCTTGTCCCTGAATCACGCAGACAGCAAGCTGGAGACACGTGGAACCTCAGTATTGTAAAAACGGTCTCTGCCATAGTGGAAGAGTCTGTGCCGCTCGGTGAGCTCACGCAGAGCAACTTTATTCCAGCCCAGGTCGTGACGAACACCGACGCCGGTTTTAAACCTCCCGGGAACACGAGGCATTTTCAAACAGACGTCAATCCGGCAATCAAGGACACAACAGTTTATCACACAAGTCGGCAAAGTCGACGTGGAAATGCTCAAAACGACCCATCGCTGTCGGGCGGCGATGGCACGAGTCAGCAGAGCGGATGCAGAATCGATGGAGATGATGACATCGTGTCAAACGACGATAACATTAGTCAGCACAATGGACGCCATCGGAATAACAGAGGAGCTGCTAATGAATCCTGGAATTCGGAACGCTCCCTGAGAGTGCTGCGGCAGGAGTATGTGGAGGAGATCGAAAACAGCATCTTGAACGACCTGCCCTTCGCCGAGGAGGACCTGAAACCTTGCAGCTTCCTGCATCTTGTCCAGCGGGTCTCTCCTTAG
- the dclre1b gene encoding 5' exonuclease Apollo isoform X4 has product MPTTVQGDFRYTPSMLREPCLRTNITIDVLYLDNTNCDPNRTIPTRQRATQQIKEIIRGHPTHCVVIGLYALGKETLLVDLAMEFKTWIEVSEGRMETLKALGLPNVFTTEPGAGRIRVVEQSEIRAARFHQWNTEEPTLAILPTSRPLVSFHPNIYVVPYSDHSSYQELEDFVSALQPTAVVPIVGNHIPGSLSALVPTKKRRAVSVPESVQQYMLRESGSSTCTHQARIRHIDPVTPRGVIFESPAKESVSSCEEASKAASMEPEVSDEEMDTESNETVSTCILIDQSLDLVPESRRQQAGDTWNLSIVKTVSAIVEESVPLGELTQSNFIPAQVVTNTDAGFKPPGNTRHFQTDVNPAIKDTTVYHTSRQSRRGNAQNDPSLSGGDGTSQQSGCRIDGDDDIVSNDDNISQHNGRHRNNRGAANESWNSERSLRVLRQEYVEEIENSILNDLPFAEEDLKPCSFLHLVQRVSP; this is encoded by the exons ATGCCAACCACTGTCCAGG GTGACTTCAGGTATACTCCCTCTATGTTGCGTGAGCCGTGCCTGAGGACAAACATCACAATAGATGTCCTGTACCTGGACAACACCAACTGTGATCCCAACCGCACCATTCCCACCAGGCAGCGCGCCACTCAACAAATCAAAGAGATTATCCGCGGGCACCCAACTCACTGTGTTGTCATAG GCCTGTACGCTCTGGGTAAGGAGACCCTGCTGGTGGATCTGGCCATGGAGTTTAAAACCTGGATCGAGGTGAGCGAGGGCAGGATGGAGACCCTCAAAGCCCTTGGGCTGCCTAATGTCTTCACCACTGAGCCAGGCGCAGGTCGTATCCGCGTTGTGGAGCAGTCTGAGATCCGTGCTGCTAGGTTTCACCAGTGGAACACAGAAGAACCTACTTTGGCCATCCTGCCCACCAGCAGGCCCCTGGTCTCCTTTCATCCTAACATTTACGTGGTGCCTTACTCTGATCACTCGTCTTACCAGGAGTTAGAGGACTTTGTCTCTGCGCTGCAACCCACCGCTGTTGTACCCATTGTAGGGAATCACATTCCTGGAAGCCTCTCTGCCTTAGTGCCAACCAAGAAGCGCCGTGCCGTCTCTGTCCCTGAGTCAGTCCAACAATACATGCTGAGAGAGTCGGGCTCATCGACCTGCACCCATCAGGCCCGCATCAGACATATTGACCCGGTTACTCCCAGAGGGGTGATATTTGAGTCTCCTGCAAAAGAATCAGTCAGTTCATGTGAAGAAGCCTCCAAGGCAGCGTCCATGGAGCCGGAAGTGTCAGATGAAGAAATGGACACGGAAAGTAATGAAACGGTGTCCACCTGTATCCTCATTGACCAAAGCTTGGACCTTGTCCCTGAATCACGCAGACAGCAAGCTGGAGACACGTGGAACCTCAGTATTGTAAAAACGGTCTCTGCCATAGTGGAAGAGTCTGTGCCGCTCGGTGAGCTCACGCAGAGCAACTTTATTCCAGCCCAGGTCGTGACGAACACCGACGCCGGTTTTAAACCTCCCGGGAACACGAGGCATTTTCAAACAGACGTCAATCCGGCAATCAAGGACACAACAGTTTATCACACAAGTCGGCAAAGTCGACGTGGAAATGCTCAAAACGACCCATCGCTGTCGGGCGGCGATGGCACGAGTCAGCAGAGCGGATGCAGAATCGATGGAGATGATGACATCGTGTCAAACGACGATAACATTAGTCAGCACAATGGACGCCATCGGAATAACAGAGGAGCTGCTAATGAATCCTGGAATTCGGAACGCTCCCTGAGAGTGCTGCGGCAGGAGTATGTGGAGGAGATCGAAAACAGCATCTTGAACGACCTGCCCTTCGCCGAGGAGGACCTGAAACCTTGCAGCTTCCTGCATCTTGTCCAGCGGGTCTCTCCTTAG
- the dclre1b gene encoding 5' exonuclease Apollo isoform X2, translating into MLPLDDIGKETMTVTLIDANHCPGSVMFLFQGYFGSILYTGDFRYTPSMLREPCLRTNITIDVLYLDNTNCDPNRTIPTRQRATQQIKEIIRGHPTHCVVIGLYALGKETLLVDLAMEFKTWIEVSEGRMETLKALGLPNVFTTEPGAGRIRVVEQSEIRAARFHQWNTEEPTLAILPTSRPLVSFHPNIYVVPYSDHSSYQELEDFVSALQPTAVVPIVGNHIPGSLSALVPTKKRRAVSVPESVQQYMLRESGSSTCTHQARIRHIDPVTPRGVIFESPAKESVSSCEEASKAASMEPEVSDEEMDTESNETVSTCILIDQSLDLVPESRRQQAGDTWNLSIVKTVSAIVEESVPLGELTQSNFIPAQVVTNTDAGFKPPGNTRHFQTDVNPAIKDTTVYHTSRQSRRGNAQNDPSLSGGDGTSQQSGCRIDGDDDIVSNDDNISQHNGRHRNNRGAANESWNSERSLRVLRQEYVEEIENSILNDLPFAEEDLKPCSFLHLVQRVSP; encoded by the exons ATGCTGCCTCTGGATGACATTGGCAAGGAGACAATGACGGTGACCCTGATTGATGCCAACCACTGTCCAGGGTCGGTCATGTTTCTCTTTCAAGGCTACTTTGGATCTATTCTCTACACCG GTGACTTCAGGTATACTCCCTCTATGTTGCGTGAGCCGTGCCTGAGGACAAACATCACAATAGATGTCCTGTACCTGGACAACACCAACTGTGATCCCAACCGCACCATTCCCACCAGGCAGCGCGCCACTCAACAAATCAAAGAGATTATCCGCGGGCACCCAACTCACTGTGTTGTCATAG GCCTGTACGCTCTGGGTAAGGAGACCCTGCTGGTGGATCTGGCCATGGAGTTTAAAACCTGGATCGAGGTGAGCGAGGGCAGGATGGAGACCCTCAAAGCCCTTGGGCTGCCTAATGTCTTCACCACTGAGCCAGGCGCAGGTCGTATCCGCGTTGTGGAGCAGTCTGAGATCCGTGCTGCTAGGTTTCACCAGTGGAACACAGAAGAACCTACTTTGGCCATCCTGCCCACCAGCAGGCCCCTGGTCTCCTTTCATCCTAACATTTACGTGGTGCCTTACTCTGATCACTCGTCTTACCAGGAGTTAGAGGACTTTGTCTCTGCGCTGCAACCCACCGCTGTTGTACCCATTGTAGGGAATCACATTCCTGGAAGCCTCTCTGCCTTAGTGCCAACCAAGAAGCGCCGTGCCGTCTCTGTCCCTGAGTCAGTCCAACAATACATGCTGAGAGAGTCGGGCTCATCGACCTGCACCCATCAGGCCCGCATCAGACATATTGACCCGGTTACTCCCAGAGGGGTGATATTTGAGTCTCCTGCAAAAGAATCAGTCAGTTCATGTGAAGAAGCCTCCAAGGCAGCGTCCATGGAGCCGGAAGTGTCAGATGAAGAAATGGACACGGAAAGTAATGAAACGGTGTCCACCTGTATCCTCATTGACCAAAGCTTGGACCTTGTCCCTGAATCACGCAGACAGCAAGCTGGAGACACGTGGAACCTCAGTATTGTAAAAACGGTCTCTGCCATAGTGGAAGAGTCTGTGCCGCTCGGTGAGCTCACGCAGAGCAACTTTATTCCAGCCCAGGTCGTGACGAACACCGACGCCGGTTTTAAACCTCCCGGGAACACGAGGCATTTTCAAACAGACGTCAATCCGGCAATCAAGGACACAACAGTTTATCACACAAGTCGGCAAAGTCGACGTGGAAATGCTCAAAACGACCCATCGCTGTCGGGCGGCGATGGCACGAGTCAGCAGAGCGGATGCAGAATCGATGGAGATGATGACATCGTGTCAAACGACGATAACATTAGTCAGCACAATGGACGCCATCGGAATAACAGAGGAGCTGCTAATGAATCCTGGAATTCGGAACGCTCCCTGAGAGTGCTGCGGCAGGAGTATGTGGAGGAGATCGAAAACAGCATCTTGAACGACCTGCCCTTCGCCGAGGAGGACCTGAAACCTTGCAGCTTCCTGCATCTTGTCCAGCGGGTCTCTCCTTAG
- the adora1b gene encoding adenosine receptor A1b, whose product MVGALLSEESLYIGMEVLIAVASVIGNVMVVWAVKINKSLRDTTFCFIVSLALADIAVGALVIPLAITISIGLQTHFYSCLLVACTVLVLTQSSILALLAIAIDRYLRVKIPTRYKCVVTPRRAGLAVVVCWTVAFIVGLTPMLGWNNLRRLQQNGSISSDLVITCQFENVISMDYMVYFNFFGWVLPPLLLMLVIYAEIFYMIHKQLNNKKLNTSHADPNKYYDKELNLAKSLALVLFLFAISWLPLHIINCITLFCPDCQKPIVLLYIAILLTHGNSAVNPIVYAFRIKKFRMAFRKIWQQYFCCKDTPALELQPSDRKEMPSLMPQTEMPLRDKILQSDPTPLIQAAPERQQNHSLAPQEQPQLLQQDTV is encoded by the exons ATGGTCGGCGCACTTTTATCCGAGGAGTCGCTCTACATTGGGATGGAGGTGCTAATTGCAGTCGCGTCCGTAATCGGAAACGTGATGGTGGTTTGGGCGGTGAAAATTAACAAATCGCTGCGCGACACTACGTTTTGTTTCATCGTCTCCCTGGCGCTTGCGGACATCGCAGTGGGAGCCCTGGTCATCCCGCTGGCCATAACCATCAGCATCGGACTCCAAACTCACTTTTACAGCTGCCTGCTCGTGGCGTGCACGGTGCTGGTGCTGACGCAAAGTTCAATCCTGGCCCTCCTGGCCATCGCGATTGACCGCTACCTCAGAGTCAAAATCCCGACCAG GTACAAATGCGTGGTGACCCCTCGGCGCGCGGGCCTGGCGGTGGTGGTGTGCTGGACGGTGGCGTTCATCGTGGGGCTCACGCCCATGTTGGGCTGGAACAACCTGAGGCGCCTCCAGCAGAACGGCTCCATCAGCTCCGACCTCGTCATCACCTGCCAGTTCGAGAACGTCATCAGCATGGACTACATGGTCTACTTCAACTTTTTCGGATGGGTGCTGCCGCCACTGCTGCTCATGCTGGTCATCTACGCTGAGATCTTCTACATGATCCACAAGCAGCTCAACAACAAGAAGCTTAACACCAGTCACGCGGATCCCAACAAGTACTACGACAAGGAGCTAAATCTGGCCAAATCGCTGGCTCTGGTCCTTTTCCTCTTTGCCATCAGCTGGCTGCCCCTCCACATCATCAACTGCATCACACTCTTTTGCCCAGACTGCCAGAAGCCGATCGTGCTCCTCTACATCGCCATCTTGCTCACTCACGGCAACTCCGCTGTCAACCCGATTGTCTACGCCTTCCGTATTAAGAAGTTCCGCATGGCGTTCAGAAAAATCTGGCAGCAGTACTTCTGCTGCAAAGACACACCAGCTCTGGAGCTCCAGCCCAGCGACAGGAAGGAAATGCCCAGCCTCATGCCACAGACGGAGATGCCCCTTCGGGACAAAATCCTTCAGTCTGATCCCACTCCACTGATTCAGGCCGCACCTGAGCGGCAGCAGAACCACAGCCTGGCACCACAGGAGCAGCCACAGTTGTTGCAACAGGATACAGTCTGA